From the genome of Desulfobaculum xiamenense, one region includes:
- a CDS encoding FAD-dependent oxidoreductase, with protein sequence MGRRIVIIGAVALGPKAACRARRLDPEAEITLIDRDTIISYGGCGIPYYVSGDIANVDELFSTVFHAVRDPEFFDVYKRVNVRTATEALSIDRKAKSVRVRDLKTGEESDIAYDTLVLATGSTPFVPPVEGVDLPGVVSISNLHKAIMLKDQIAAGKIGSAVVVGGGAIGLEMAEALTALWGVETTLVEMCDHVLPQAIGPDLAGLLTRHLEDNGVSVMASTRVQRIVGDEDGVTAVETDKGTIPCDLVIFGAGARPNTAIAREAGLAVGPFGGLLVDARMRTSDPNIYAGGDCVEVRNLITGGSMYLPLGSLANRQGRVIGTNIAGGNERFDGAVGTFCLKAFDMAVATAGLTLAQAKAAGFDAVEGLAVQADRAHFYPGHKWMFLKLVADRKTRRVLGVEAVGEAGDAVKARVDAVAALLGHHPDLDDVSNLEVGYAPPFASAMDIVNAAGNALKNVLDGFSHPVEPSVFLRDILPDESKIILDVRSAKQGEPMTRKYGKRWINIPQDELPRRYDELPRDVTLHVICNTGLRSYESQVLLRAKGFTDLVNVHGGYLFARMLDPTIVPDEA encoded by the coding sequence ATGGGCAGAAGGATAGTCATCATCGGTGCCGTGGCGCTCGGGCCCAAGGCCGCCTGCCGCGCCCGCCGTCTCGACCCCGAAGCGGAGATAACCCTCATCGACAGGGACACCATCATCTCCTACGGCGGATGCGGCATTCCCTATTACGTTAGTGGCGACATCGCCAACGTTGACGAGCTGTTCTCCACGGTCTTCCACGCCGTGCGCGATCCGGAATTCTTCGACGTGTACAAGCGCGTGAACGTGCGCACCGCCACCGAGGCCCTGTCCATCGACCGCAAGGCGAAGTCCGTGCGCGTGCGTGACCTGAAGACCGGCGAGGAAAGCGACATTGCCTACGACACGCTGGTGCTGGCCACCGGTTCCACGCCCTTCGTCCCGCCGGTCGAGGGGGTCGATCTGCCGGGCGTGGTGAGCATTTCCAATCTGCACAAGGCCATCATGCTCAAGGATCAGATCGCCGCGGGCAAGATCGGCTCCGCAGTGGTCGTCGGCGGCGGTGCCATCGGTCTTGAAATGGCCGAGGCGCTTACCGCGCTGTGGGGCGTGGAGACCACTCTCGTCGAGATGTGCGACCACGTGCTGCCGCAGGCCATCGGACCGGATCTCGCCGGGCTTCTGACCCGCCACCTCGAAGACAATGGCGTGAGTGTCATGGCCTCCACCCGCGTGCAGCGCATCGTGGGCGACGAGGACGGCGTCACCGCCGTGGAGACGGACAAGGGCACCATCCCCTGCGATCTGGTCATCTTCGGCGCGGGAGCGCGGCCCAACACCGCCATCGCCCGCGAGGCAGGGCTGGCCGTCGGTCCCTTCGGCGGATTGCTGGTGGACGCCCGCATGCGCACCTCGGACCCCAACATCTATGCGGGTGGCGACTGCGTGGAGGTGCGTAACCTTATCACCGGCGGCAGCATGTATCTGCCCCTCGGTTCGCTGGCCAACAGGCAGGGACGCGTCATCGGCACCAACATCGCTGGCGGCAACGAGCGCTTCGATGGCGCGGTGGGCACCTTCTGCCTCAAGGCCTTCGACATGGCTGTGGCCACCGCCGGTCTGACCCTCGCGCAGGCGAAGGCCGCTGGCTTCGACGCGGTGGAGGGCCTTGCCGTGCAGGCCGACCGTGCGCATTTCTATCCCGGCCACAAGTGGATGTTCCTGAAGCTCGTCGCCGACCGCAAGACCCGCCGCGTGCTCGGCGTGGAGGCCGTAGGCGAGGCTGGGGACGCGGTGAAGGCACGCGTGGATGCCGTGGCCGCGCTTCTGGGACATCATCCGGACCTCGACGACGTGTCGAACCTCGAAGTGGGCTACGCTCCGCCGTTCGCCTCGGCCATGGACATCGTCAACGCCGCTGGCAACGCCCTGAAGAACGTCCTCGACGGTTTCAGCCATCCCGTGGAGCCGAGCGTGTTCCTGCGCGATATCCTGCCCGATGAGTCGAAGATCATCCTCGACGTGCGCTCGGCCAAGCAGGGCGAACCCATGACCCGCAAGTACGGCAAGCGCTGGATCAACATCCCGCAGGACGAGCTGCCGCGTCGCTATGACGAACTGCCGCGCGATGTCACGCTGCACGTCATCTGCAACACGGGCCTGCGTTCCTACGAGAGTCAGGTTCTGCTGCGCGCCAAGGGATTCACCGACCTCGTGAACGTGCATGGCGGCTATCTTTTCGCCCGCATGCTCGATCCGACCATCGTGCCCGACGAAGCCTAG
- a CDS encoding rhomboid family intramembrane serine protease, which produces MPTTDHPDAGTPTKDRAAWVDLLDVLPDGMARRPLDGDTARDWSLALGAAEIPHRLMPLARGWRIVIRGDWAERAREEISAFANENPHPRTRRAAPRPFRSAAAWTAATVMTLGALFHTLITRPWPKYGLYPDLWLDNGRADSAAILAGQWWRTLTALTLHADAGHMLANAALGGVIMTIFCAEAGSGAGWLVFVLGGAFGNLANAAFHGPGHLSIGASTAVFAAVGALGTLRAVRDRSIDLRRTVAPVVACLGILAMLGTGGERTDLGAHAFGFLAGLPLGALTAYALPRPAATPTGADRLLGLTAFTAMASAWALAFAP; this is translated from the coding sequence ATGCCCACCACGGACCACCCCGACGCAGGCACCCCCACGAAAGACCGCGCAGCGTGGGTCGATCTGCTGGACGTGCTGCCCGACGGCATGGCGCGGCGCCCCCTCGATGGCGACACCGCGCGGGACTGGTCCCTCGCCCTCGGCGCGGCGGAGATTCCGCATCGGCTCATGCCGCTGGCACGCGGCTGGCGCATCGTCATCCGTGGCGACTGGGCCGAACGCGCCCGCGAGGAAATTTCCGCCTTCGCCAACGAAAATCCGCACCCACGCACCAGACGGGCAGCGCCCCGCCCCTTCCGCTCCGCAGCGGCATGGACCGCGGCGACGGTCATGACCCTCGGCGCGCTGTTCCACACGCTCATCACCCGCCCATGGCCGAAGTACGGACTGTATCCTGATCTGTGGCTCGACAATGGGCGCGCCGATTCCGCCGCCATACTCGCCGGGCAGTGGTGGCGGACACTCACGGCCCTGACCCTGCACGCCGACGCCGGGCACATGCTCGCCAACGCGGCGCTCGGCGGGGTGATCATGACCATCTTCTGCGCCGAGGCAGGCTCTGGCGCGGGCTGGCTCGTCTTCGTGCTCGGCGGCGCGTTCGGCAACCTCGCCAACGCCGCATTCCACGGACCGGGGCACTTGAGCATCGGCGCATCCACGGCCGTATTCGCCGCCGTGGGAGCACTCGGCACGCTACGCGCCGTGCGCGACAGAAGCATCGACCTGCGGCGCACCGTGGCCCCGGTGGTGGCGTGTCTGGGAATTCTGGCCATGCTCGGCACCGGCGGAGAACGCACGGACCTCGGCGCACACGCCTTCGGATTCCTCGCGGGGCTACCGCTCGGCGCGCTTACCGCATACGCCCTTCCCCGCCCCGCCGCGACACCCACCGGAGCGGACCGCCTCCTCGGCCTCACGGCGTTCACCGCCATGGCCAGCGCGTGGGCCTTGGCCTTCGCGCCCTAG
- a CDS encoding MarC family protein translates to MNNYELIRSIFELAFPLFLIMDPIGNGAVSLSLLRNYTPGRQRAIIVRECVFALMVVMLFQYLGEGLLGMLDIGQSTLRMAGGVILFVISMKMVFPPSEGETPESSATDPFIVPIAVPLIAGPSLLAAVMLYAHRPESSAILLPAIVVSWTATVVIMLLIPVLTRLLGRRGLRAAERLMGLILILMSFQMLEDGVRLFIQSL, encoded by the coding sequence ATGAACAATTACGAGCTTATCAGATCCATATTCGAACTGGCCTTCCCGCTGTTTCTCATCATGGACCCCATCGGCAACGGTGCGGTATCGCTCTCGCTTCTGCGCAACTACACGCCCGGACGCCAGCGGGCCATCATCGTGCGCGAATGCGTCTTCGCGCTCATGGTCGTGATGCTCTTCCAGTATCTGGGTGAGGGACTGCTCGGAATGCTCGACATCGGCCAGTCCACCTTGCGCATGGCTGGCGGCGTCATTCTCTTCGTCATCTCCATGAAGATGGTCTTCCCTCCCTCGGAAGGCGAAACGCCCGAAAGCTCCGCGACGGACCCCTTCATCGTGCCCATTGCCGTCCCACTCATCGCCGGGCCGTCGCTTCTGGCCGCCGTGATGCTCTATGCCCACCGCCCGGAAAGTAGCGCCATACTGCTTCCGGCCATTGTGGTCTCGTGGACGGCAACGGTCGTGATCATGCTGCTCATCCCGGTGCTCACACGGCTTCTGGGCAGACGGGGGCTTCGCGCTGCGGAACGCCTGATGGGGCTCATCCTCATCCTCATGTCGTTCCAGATGCTCGAAGACGGTGTGCGCCTATTCATCCAGTCCCTGTAA
- a CDS encoding LexA family transcriptional regulator produces MPVERNGVAALGAHAAGVGATQVVERMIDALGLATQSALARELGVSRGAISDAKAKNKVPAEWLLKLFRAHSINPFWLETGRGAKFLREDVVRENVADTPEQGRQGEYEFIPLVAARLAGGGGSAETSDRVVGYYAFRRSWLRGKGSIDDMRLMRVTGESMEPTLEDEDVVLVDLSQCDILVGKIYAVRMDDEIVVKRLERKPGKLVLVSDNRRFYEPLEVPVGDQINVEVLGRVIWMARELM; encoded by the coding sequence ATGCCTGTGGAGAGAAACGGTGTGGCGGCGCTTGGAGCGCACGCGGCGGGGGTCGGGGCCACGCAGGTGGTGGAGCGTATGATCGACGCGCTGGGCCTTGCCACCCAGAGCGCCCTTGCCCGCGAGCTTGGCGTGAGCCGTGGGGCCATATCCGATGCCAAGGCCAAGAACAAGGTTCCGGCCGAATGGCTGCTCAAGCTTTTTCGTGCGCATTCCATCAACCCCTTCTGGCTGGAGACGGGGCGCGGGGCCAAGTTTCTGCGCGAGGACGTGGTGCGCGAGAACGTCGCCGATACGCCGGAACAGGGACGACAGGGCGAGTACGAATTCATTCCGCTGGTGGCGGCGCGCCTTGCCGGGGGCGGCGGTAGCGCGGAGACCAGCGACCGTGTGGTGGGATATTACGCCTTTCGTCGCTCGTGGCTGCGCGGCAAGGGCAGCATCGACGACATGCGCCTCATGCGCGTGACGGGCGAGAGCATGGAGCCGACGCTGGAGGATGAGGACGTGGTCCTCGTGGACCTGTCGCAGTGCGACATTCTGGTCGGTAAGATATACGCCGTGCGCATGGACGACGAGATCGTGGTCAAGCGGCTGGAGCGCAAGCCGGGCAAGCTTGTTCTGGTCAGCGACAACCGTCGCTTCTATGAGCCGCTGGAGGTGCCGGTGGGCGATCAGATCAATGTCGAAGTGCTGGGGCGCGTCATCTGGATGGCCCGCGAGTTGATGTAG
- a CDS encoding FxsA family protein, whose protein sequence is MLFKLFAAFAVIPLVEIYLLMKVGSWLGAETTIAIVLLTGFVGAWLARQQGTSVLMRIREDMSRGIPPTGQLVDAMLILVAGVMLLTPGFATDIAGMLLLVPPVRAQLKEALRRKLELWARSGSVTIIHRY, encoded by the coding sequence ATGCTCTTCAAGCTTTTCGCGGCCTTCGCCGTCATACCGCTCGTGGAAATCTACCTGCTCATGAAGGTCGGCTCGTGGCTCGGCGCGGAGACGACCATCGCCATCGTGCTGCTCACGGGCTTCGTCGGGGCATGGCTCGCCAGGCAGCAGGGTACGTCTGTGCTCATGCGCATCCGGGAAGACATGTCGCGCGGCATTCCGCCCACCGGCCAGCTCGTGGACGCCATGCTCATCCTCGTGGCGGGCGTCATGCTGCTCACGCCCGGCTTCGCCACGGACATCGCGGGCATGCTTCTGCTGGTGCCCCCGGTGCGCGCGCAGCTCAAGGAAGCCCTGCGCCGCAAGCTGGAACTCTGGGCCAGAAGCGGCAGCGTGACCATCATCCATCGCTACTGA
- a CDS encoding nidogen-like domain-containing protein, with product MQQIGEVAALSGQANAESAEGMRSLSVGSPIYADDVLVTSGGAHMEIRFADDSVLSQGPDARLTVDEFVYEAGNPAASTLLVNMAKGTFRMVTGKIVEDNPEGISVQSPLATIGIRGTGADFLIGSDGSEKYGIFDYHDMDLVITTEQGTRFITGAGVIVDVFMDGSMGMPRPYTPTEKQFLRSIAPITIVPGLYQAPDAPPEDAGPEGEGGEEGQGEGEGEEAAPEGDGEGEGGEGEGDGEGEGEGEPGEGDELAEGEELGEELPGEGEGDLVDEAPELGDELAADDFEGEELPGEGEGDEFGDELTALGDEGDLGPDEGPEGPEGPALGDELGDAGDFGDEFGLDGFTGDLGQGDFGIPDGDQGFGEGDAFGTQPFVSTVPGTSTVPGTLADTILFVPTLPTTTFDDDDDIIPILADDTLPSVDTTPASDTQVSGDFDDDHDFDFSQLNKIVGTSGSDCLPGTSGGDAIFGGDGNDTLDGGAGSDYLEGGAGDDVVHGGDGSDFIMSGAGNDLYYGDSPYDNFDWIEYDRDMEGDYTYGRNGDGTGVYVQLGDGTVVGSGHGYAIDEWGDTDTLIGIEGVIGGFFRDTIIGNSADNELIGLELEDSINGAGGSDYIDGGEGNDTLIGGTGTESGFDQISGGSGNDLIYGGNETADPGDPTSGFLGTMFDPHNALESGLGGAAGFGENSLARGTTASQYVDLTSAFATGLSFGGQTYTGLYVNTNGTLSFGSAFTQTQTSPLSLVTVPVIAPFWAYIDTSGGPSPYADLMDGNSEGTNLVWYDVDSTHGTLTVTWDDVGYAPGRIDKLNAFQIQIINRSDRGAGDYDVIIRYEDIGWVDNLDPLGDTAAEENPARIGWTDGQGGFDEPKESGTADDLFDLAMQGGNVGSPGFWYFQIINGEFVEMAKHSDALFGGDGDDTIYGEGGNDEIGGDFGNDKIYGGTGDDQLHGGDGLDTIEGGLGNDYISGDLDNDLLYGDDSLSTLGGNDTVEGWDGNDTIYGNAGLDSLNGGFGDDSVSGGAGADSIYGDDGNDTLRGDAGNDTIVGGFGADSMEGGAGNDTVLGGDDNDILYGDDSLNTTTGDDSMVGGFGNDTMYGGQGLDMMYGDDGNDSMIGGTGNDTMDGGLHDDYMDGDGLTYSLSGGGNDSIYGGFGNDTIFGRSGADMLYGADDNDSIDGGEGNDTVSGDSGDDTLSGGAGNDYVYGGIGYDEILYVGGTDTLDGGDHTDILSFVYGTTALNMTLGFSYDTLSYAGYTITYQNFEGVAGTNYADSIAGNMYANELGGGGGDDTLFGYDGTDTLDGGAGNDILDGGSGVDVLYGDADDDKLVVSDGNDTYDGGTGIDHLDFVNGASGASVTLGTGGSGTFSYNTYTGTYTGIEGLYGSLQNDTFTGNADANVLMGMDGNDLLFGGAGDDTLSGGNGVDNLAGQAGNDLLLYAPGGDSYDGGTEFDIFSFEEGTIALNITLGAGGSGSVTYNSETNSYAGIEGVIGTSLADTMVGNTSDNLLEGAGGADTLTGGTGNDTFYYASPSDGGDYVSDFSNTGQDDVFQFDGASFSQSAGFQSAAIGGYDGTNGSIGSSSATFVWDSSSGQLWYDSNGDSAGGQTMIATVAGDAVTAGDIDVLAPT from the coding sequence ATGCAGCAGATCGGCGAAGTGGCCGCCCTGAGCGGGCAGGCCAACGCGGAATCGGCTGAGGGAATGCGCTCCCTTTCGGTGGGAAGTCCCATCTACGCCGACGATGTCCTCGTGACGTCCGGCGGAGCGCATATGGAAATCAGATTCGCGGACGACTCTGTGCTGTCGCAGGGACCGGACGCGCGGCTCACCGTGGACGAATTCGTCTACGAAGCGGGCAATCCCGCGGCTTCGACGCTGCTGGTCAACATGGCCAAAGGCACCTTCCGCATGGTGACCGGAAAGATCGTCGAAGACAACCCCGAAGGGATCTCGGTGCAATCGCCTCTGGCCACCATAGGCATTCGCGGCACGGGCGCGGACTTTCTCATAGGCTCGGACGGCAGCGAGAAGTACGGCATCTTCGATTATCACGACATGGATCTCGTCATCACCACCGAGCAGGGGACGAGGTTCATCACCGGGGCGGGCGTCATTGTGGACGTTTTCATGGACGGAAGCATGGGCATGCCGCGTCCCTACACTCCCACGGAAAAGCAGTTCCTGCGCAGCATCGCGCCGATCACCATCGTTCCCGGCTTGTATCAGGCTCCGGACGCTCCGCCCGAGGATGCAGGCCCAGAGGGTGAAGGCGGCGAGGAGGGGCAGGGTGAGGGCGAAGGCGAGGAGGCCGCGCCCGAAGGTGATGGTGAAGGTGAAGGAGGCGAGGGAGAGGGCGATGGTGAGGGCGAAGGAGAAGGCGAACCCGGCGAAGGCGATGAGCTAGCCGAGGGAGAGGAACTCGGCGAGGAACTGCCCGGCGAGGGCGAGGGGGACCTCGTGGACGAGGCTCCCGAGCTTGGGGACGAACTGGCCGCGGACGACTTCGAGGGCGAAGAACTTCCCGGCGAGGGGGAGGGCGACGAGTTCGGGGACGAACTGACGGCCCTTGGCGACGAGGGGGACCTTGGCCCCGACGAGGGGCCGGAAGGACCGGAAGGCCCCGCCCTTGGGGATGAATTGGGCGATGCGGGCGATTTCGGCGATGAATTCGGTCTTGACGGATTCACGGGGGATTTGGGGCAGGGCGATTTTGGAATCCCGGACGGGGACCAAGGCTTCGGCGAAGGTGACGCGTTCGGCACGCAACCCTTTGTTTCTACGGTCCCTGGCACAAGCACCGTGCCCGGCACCCTTGCCGACACCATACTTTTCGTACCGACACTGCCAACGACCACCTTCGACGACGATGACGACATCATCCCCATACTGGCCGACGACACACTTCCGTCGGTGGATACGACTCCCGCAAGTGACACGCAGGTGTCCGGCGATTTCGATGATGATCACGATTTCGATTTCAGCCAGCTGAACAAGATTGTGGGCACCTCCGGAAGCGACTGCCTGCCCGGAACTTCGGGCGGCGACGCCATCTTCGGCGGCGACGGCAACGATACCCTCGATGGCGGCGCGGGGAGCGACTACCTTGAGGGCGGCGCGGGCGATGACGTGGTCCACGGCGGCGACGGCTCGGACTTCATCATGAGCGGCGCGGGCAACGACCTCTACTACGGCGACAGCCCCTACGACAATTTCGACTGGATCGAGTACGACCGCGACATGGAGGGCGATTATACCTACGGTCGTAACGGCGACGGTACAGGCGTCTACGTCCAGCTTGGCGACGGAACCGTGGTCGGCTCCGGGCACGGTTACGCCATCGACGAGTGGGGAGACACCGATACGCTCATCGGCATCGAAGGCGTGATCGGCGGCTTCTTCCGCGACACGATCATCGGCAACTCCGCCGACAACGAGTTGATCGGCCTTGAGCTTGAGGACAGCATCAACGGCGCGGGCGGTTCGGACTACATCGATGGTGGCGAGGGTAACGACACACTCATCGGCGGAACCGGAACCGAAAGCGGATTCGATCAGATTTCCGGCGGCTCCGGCAACGACCTCATCTACGGCGGCAACGAGACCGCCGATCCCGGCGATCCTACGTCCGGCTTCCTGGGTACGATGTTCGACCCGCATAATGCGCTTGAAAGCGGCCTTGGCGGAGCTGCCGGATTCGGCGAGAATAGCCTCGCCCGAGGCACGACCGCTTCGCAGTATGTGGACCTTACTTCCGCCTTTGCGACGGGGCTTTCCTTCGGCGGGCAGACGTACACCGGGCTGTACGTCAACACCAACGGCACGCTGAGCTTCGGCTCCGCCTTCACGCAGACGCAGACCAGCCCGCTTTCGCTCGTTACCGTTCCGGTCATCGCGCCGTTCTGGGCATACATCGACACCAGCGGCGGACCGTCTCCCTATGCGGACCTCATGGACGGCAATTCCGAGGGCACCAACCTCGTGTGGTACGACGTGGATTCCACGCACGGCACGCTGACCGTGACCTGGGACGACGTGGGCTACGCTCCGGGGCGCATCGACAAACTCAACGCCTTCCAGATTCAGATTATCAACCGCAGTGATCGCGGCGCTGGCGACTATGACGTCATCATCCGCTACGAGGACATCGGCTGGGTGGACAACCTCGACCCCCTTGGCGACACAGCCGCCGAGGAGAATCCCGCCCGCATCGGCTGGACCGACGGGCAGGGCGGATTCGACGAACCCAAGGAGTCCGGCACCGCCGACGACCTCTTCGATCTCGCCATGCAGGGCGGCAACGTGGGGTCGCCCGGGTTCTGGTACTTCCAGATCATCAATGGCGAATTCGTCGAGATGGCCAAGCATAGCGACGCGCTCTTCGGCGGCGACGGCGACGACACCATCTACGGCGAGGGCGGCAACGACGAGATTGGCGGCGACTTCGGTAACGACAAGATCTACGGCGGCACTGGCGATGACCAGCTCCACGGCGGCGACGGGCTCGACACCATCGAGGGCGGCCTCGGCAACGACTATATAAGCGGCGATCTCGATAACGACCTGCTCTACGGCGACGACTCCCTGTCGACCCTCGGCGGCAACGACACCGTGGAAGGCTGGGACGGCAACGACACCATCTATGGCAACGCCGGGCTGGATTCCCTGAATGGCGGCTTCGGTGACGACTCCGTCAGCGGCGGAGCCGGGGCTGACAGCATCTACGGCGACGACGGTAACGACACCCTGCGCGGCGACGCGGGCAACGACACCATAGTCGGCGGCTTCGGCGCGGATTCCATGGAGGGTGGGGCCGGGAACGACACCGTCCTCGGCGGCGACGACAACGATATCCTCTACGGCGACGATTCATTGAACACCACCACGGGTGACGACTCCATGGTCGGTGGCTTCGGCAACGACACCATGTACGGCGGGCAGGGGCTGGACATGATGTACGGCGACGATGGCAACGATTCCATGATCGGCGGCACTGGCAATGACACCATGGATGGCGGGCTGCACGACGACTACATGGACGGCGACGGCCTGACCTACAGCCTGAGCGGCGGCGGAAACGATTCCATCTACGGCGGCTTCGGCAACGACACCATCTTCGGACGCTCCGGGGCGGATATGCTCTACGGGGCCGATGACAACGACTCCATCGACGGTGGTGAGGGCAACGATACCGTTTCCGGCGATTCCGGCGACGACACGCTCTCCGGAGGCGCGGGCAACGACTACGTCTATGGTGGCATCGGCTACGACGAGATTCTCTACGTCGGCGGTACCGATACCCTCGACGGCGGCGACCACACCGACATCCTGTCCTTCGTCTACGGAACCACCGCCCTGAATATGACCCTCGGCTTCAGCTATGACACCCTCTCCTACGCGGGCTACACCATCACCTACCAGAATTTCGAAGGGGTGGCTGGTACCAACTACGCCGATAGCATTGCTGGAAACATGTACGCCAACGAGCTTGGGGGCGGCGGAGGAGACGACACGCTCTTCGGGTATGACGGTACGGATACCCTCGACGGCGGCGCGGGGAATGACATCCTCGATGGCGGCAGTGGAGTGGACGTCCTCTACGGCGATGCCGATGATGACAAGCTTGTGGTGAGCGACGGCAACGACACCTACGACGGCGGCACGGGCATCGATCATCTCGATTTCGTCAATGGAGCGTCCGGGGCGTCCGTTACGCTTGGCACGGGCGGTTCCGGCACCTTTTCCTACAATACCTACACGGGGACCTATACAGGCATCGAGGGGCTCTACGGTTCCCTGCAGAATGACACCTTTACCGGCAATGCCGACGCCAACGTGCTGATGGGCATGGACGGCAACGACCTGCTCTTCGGCGGCGCGGGCGATGACACCCTCTCTGGCGGAAACGGCGTGGATAACCTTGCCGGGCAGGCGGGTAACGACCTGCTGCTCTACGCTCCCGGCGGCGATTCCTACGACGGCGGAACGGAATTCGACATCTTCAGCTTCGAGGAAGGGACCATCGCGTTGAACATCACGCTTGGCGCGGGCGGCTCCGGCAGCGTGACCTACAACAGTGAAACCAACAGCTATGCGGGCATCGAGGGCGTGATCGGAACATCCCTCGCCGATACCATGGTGGGCAACACCTCGGACAACCTCCTCGAAGGCGCAGGCGGCGCGGACACCCTGACCGGCGGCACGGGCAACGACACCTTCTACTATGCCTCTCCGTCGGATGGCGGGGACTACGTGAGCGACTTCAGCAACACTGGGCAGGACGACGTCTTCCAGTTCGACGGCGCATCGTTCTCGCAGAGCGCCGGATTCCAGAGCGCGGCCATTGGCGGCTACGACGGTACCAACGGCTCCATCGGAAGCAGCTCCGCAACCTTCGTGTGGGATTCGTCGAGCGGGCAACTCTGGTACGACTCCAACGGCGACAGCGCGGGCGGACAGACCATGATCGCCACCGTGGCGGGTGATGCCGTCACAGCGGGGGATATCGACGTGCTTGCCCCGACCTAG
- a CDS encoding carboxypeptidase M32: MPPREAYDWLRNHCMETARLESTISLLHWDQGTNIPAAGHNHRAEQIAALTRVVHARRTDERIGEALESCVPLELADGPESDLAANLRGWRREFTRASRIPANLAVAIARTASEGESAWERLRPENNWAAFLPYLDELVKLRREEAEAVGYESEPYDALLDEYEPGETTASITPLFAELKRTTVSLLDRILGSGKEPKIALVGRRYPLADQERLVRHVIRTLGFDFTGGRMDTTVHPFCTRIGPGDIRITTRYREDDFAESFFGAIHECGHALYSQGLPGAHFGTPCGRSASLGIHESQSRMWENMVARSRGFWVHFLPLASYALDSLRGIGTDAFHFAVNTVQPGLIRTDADEVTYNLHILLRFDLELALLRGDLRAADIPDAWNEGMRELLGLTPPDHASGAMQDVHWASGLIGYFPTYALGNIYAAQFMETIRAGIGNPDAMFARGEFAPLLDWLRTNIHSRAARQTPREIVRAVTGQDPTPAPLAAHLARKYETLYGLRPSA; encoded by the coding sequence ATGCCACCAAGAGAAGCTTACGACTGGCTGCGCAACCACTGCATGGAAACGGCCCGTCTCGAATCGACCATATCGCTCCTGCACTGGGATCAGGGCACCAACATCCCCGCCGCAGGGCACAACCACCGCGCCGAACAGATCGCCGCGCTCACCCGCGTGGTCCACGCGCGCAGAACCGACGAACGCATCGGCGAGGCGCTGGAATCCTGCGTTCCCCTCGAACTGGCGGACGGCCCGGAGTCCGACCTCGCCGCCAACCTGCGCGGCTGGCGGCGCGAGTTCACCCGCGCGTCGCGCATTCCGGCGAACCTCGCCGTGGCCATCGCGCGCACCGCGTCCGAAGGCGAAAGCGCATGGGAACGCCTGCGCCCGGAAAACAACTGGGCCGCCTTCCTGCCCTACCTCGACGAACTGGTGAAGCTGCGCCGCGAGGAGGCCGAAGCCGTGGGTTACGAAAGCGAACCCTACGACGCGCTCCTCGACGAGTACGAACCCGGCGAGACAACGGCGTCCATCACCCCCCTGTTCGCCGAACTCAAGCGCACCACCGTCTCCCTGCTCGACCGCATCCTCGGCTCCGGCAAGGAACCGAAGATAGCGCTCGTGGGCCGCCGCTATCCGCTGGCCGATCAGGAACGCCTCGTGCGCCACGTCATCCGCACCCTCGGCTTCGACTTCACCGGCGGGCGCATGGACACCACTGTCCACCCCTTCTGCACACGCATCGGTCCCGGCGACATCCGCATCACCACCCGCTATCGCGAGGACGACTTCGCCGAATCCTTCTTCGGGGCGATCCACGAATGCGGGCATGCGCTCTACAGCCAGGGCCTGCCCGGCGCGCACTTCGGCACGCCCTGCGGACGTTCGGCGTCGCTCGGCATCCACGAGTCGCAGTCGCGGATGTGGGAGAACATGGTGGCGCGCTCGCGGGGATTCTGGGTCCATTTCCTCCCCCTCGCCTCCTACGCGCTGGACTCCCTGCGCGGCATCGGCACGGACGCCTTCCACTTCGCGGTCAACACCGTGCAGCCCGGCCTCATCAGAACCGACGCCGACGAGGTGACCTACAATCTGCACATCCTGTTGCGCTTCGATCTGGAGTTGGCGCTCCTGCGCGGCGACCTGCGCGCCGCCGACATCCCCGACGCGTGGAACGAAGGCATGCGCGAACTGCTGGGCCTCACCCCGCCGGATCACGCTTCCGGAGCCATGCAGGACGTCCACTGGGCCTCGGGGCTTATCGGCTACTTCCCGACCTATGCCCTCGGCAACATCTACGCCGCGCAGTTCATGGAAACCATCCGCGCGGGCATCGGCAATCCGGACGCCATGTTCGCGCGCGGAGAATTCGCCCCGCTTCTCGACTGGCTGCGGACAAACATCCACTCCCGCGCGGCCCGCCAGACCCCGCGTGAGATCGTCCGCGCCGTCACCGGGCAGGACCCCACACCGGCACCACTGGCGGCACACCTCGCCCGCAAGTACGAAACCCTGTACGGCCTGCGCCCATCGGCCTAG